Part of the Pseudomonadota bacterium genome, GAAGCCTCGCGCGATGGGCGCGCGGGGGCATCGTTGACGGCGGCGCTGCGCAGCACCGATTGCCTGTTCCAGTCTTCGAGCGTCTTGCCGCAGTCGCCGCAGACGATGCGCTCGTGCTCGTTGATGTGGCCGCAGCCTGGGCACTTCACCGCAGTACGCTCCTTCAGGGGGGCGAAGCCGCGTTCGGCTGCCGAGCGCGAGCGCGCGCTTCATCAAACCCCTCGATGCCATCATTCCATCTTGGGGAGAAGCCCCCTGCTCATCGTCGGCGGCTCAGTGCGCGCGGGCCTGTTGTCCAGCCGCCTGGGTGCGGATGAAGGCGATCTCGCCGTCGATGAGGCGA contains:
- a CDS encoding zinc ribbon domain-containing protein — encoded protein: MKCPGCGHINEHERIVCGDCGKTLEDWNRQSVLRSAAVNDAPARPSREAS